TGTTGGCGATGAGCGCGATGGAGGCGACCACGGTATTGACGGCCGGGTCGTTCACGGACTGCACCGCGAAGATGGAGTCGTTGGCGAACATCGGCACCATCTGGCAGAACATGCACCACATCGAGAGCGTGAACGCGCGGTTCTGGATCCAACCACCCTTGTTCCACATCAGGCCCGCAATCGTCGGAGCTAGCAGCAATGCGATGCCGCAGTACCAGGAGTGGGTGGGCAGGCAGTTGTAGGTGTAGCAGAAGTTCCATAGGTCATACGCGATGATGAACACCCACGTCATGTCCGGCCACAGCATGTCCTGGCGCTTCTTGGAAATGTAGATGCCGAACCAGCCGGTCATGCACAGGATGTTTAGCAAGCCGGCGCAGCCGTTGAGCACGTTATGCCAGCCGCCGTTGAGCAGGACGCCCTCGTCGGTGACGAAGCTCGAATCCCAGGCGACGATGGCGCTCTCGAAGTCGCTCGCGACCGCGATCAGGATGTTGATGGCCACGATCACGAACGGGAACGCCTTGAACCAGTGCGAGCGACCGATCTTTCCCCAGCTGTACTTGAGCATCATGAAGCCGATGCAGCCCGCGGTCGCTGCGTACACCTTGGCGTAGTGGAACCAGCCGCCCATGGTGGTGTACGTGGGGTTGTTGAGCGCCCACTCGGCGCCCATTGCGGCACCGACCTCGACGGCAATGCAATAGATGGTCATCGCGCCGCACACGCCGAAGAACATAAAGCAACCGCCGAACTTGGAACGTCTGGCAAACTCGTTGAGCAGGATGAGGGCTACCAGCACCATGATGAGCCCCATCCATTGAAATGGGGCGTTTGCCCCGTATACGTCAAACAGCATTTCTCATCCTCCTTGTCTATGGCCTATCCATGTGGAGCGTCTGCGCAATTACGTCGGCGATGACGGCATCGTCGGCATCCGGATGCTTGCGTAGATATCCGATGACACCCAATATGAGCACGTAAAACGTCTCGTACAGGTGGTCAATCCGCACGTCGTGGAGGTCCGCATAGTCACGGACGGTGGTGTCTATGATGTAGCGCGTCGTCTCGTCCGCGACACGATTCACGAACTCGAGGTAAAGCGCGGCGTTTTCGCGCGAGGACAGGGCGATATGGAAGGTGTCGTCCTCGAACAGGCCGATGCGTAGCAGCTTGACGATGGTGCTGAGCGCATGGTCGATGTCGCCTTCGATTCGACCGTCGTTCCAGTGCGCGAGCGCCTCAATGTAGTCCTGGGTGTAGTCGTCTATGACGGCAGACGTGACGGCGTCCTTGTCGGGAAAGTAGTGATAGAAGAGCGTCCGCGTGACACCCACACGCTCGGTGATGTCCTTCACGGTCGTGTGGGAGAGGCCGCGCTCCTCGTAGAGGTCGCGGGCTGCGGCGATAATCTGCGCCCTGCGCGCGTCACTGCGATTGACCGTTGCGTCGTCTGGATTCATGGCGCGTCTCCCCATCTCCCGATTCGCGTATTAGGCTATCGCTCTGGTCGACACGGGGTCAATGAACAGAATTGACGAAACGTCAATGAGAGACAACGTGCCTGGCACCCTGTCTCAAAAGGTGGCCAAAGGATATCGATTGTCGATGATTTGAGACAGCGTGCCAGGCACGCCTAACGCAACGCTATTGCGTGGTGGACGCCTCGCCCTCGCCGCCGCCAGTTGCATCTCCTCCGCCGGTGTTATCACCGCCGGTCGTGTCTCCACCGCTTGGAGTGTCGGGCGTTGTGGGCTCGGAGGGATAGGGCGAAACAGCAACCGTAATCGTGATGCTTGAACCCTTGGCCACCTCGGTACCACCAGAAATGCTCTGGCTGATGACCTCGCCCTGAGCAGCGCTGGTAGATGACTCGTACGTGACCGACACGCTCAACCCGCGGCCTTCGAGGGCCGACACGGCATCAACCTCGCCGATACCCAAAACGCTCGGCACAAGGACGTTTTCCTTCTTCTTGCCCGTCGAAACGGTGTAGGTGACCTTGGAACCAGCCTCAACCTGCGAGTTGACGAGCGGATCCTGGGCACAGACCTTGCCAGCTTCAACAGTGTCACTGCTGTCCTGCTTGGATTCACCTACGAGCCCTAACGCAGCGAGTTGCTGCTCTGCCTCCGAGGCCGTAAGCCCCGTGAGGTTGGGCACGGTAACAAGATTGCCGCTCGTCTTGCCCGACGAAATCACAAGGTCAACGGTCGAGCCGGGCTCCACGTGGGAGTTTGCCGTCGGGGTCTGGCTAATGACCTTGCCCTTCTCGACCGTCTCGCTGATGTCGAGCTTGATCTTGCCGACCTTAAGCCCGACAGCATTCAATGACTTGCGGGCTTCTTGCTCGGTCTGCCCTTGGAGGTTGGGCACGGTGACGGAGCCGCCCCCGAAGAGACCCGCGCCATTGGCGACAAAGAAGCCGATTCCAGCGATGAGG
This window of the Coriobacteriaceae bacterium genome carries:
- a CDS encoding DUF5692 family protein, coding for MLFDVYGANAPFQWMGLIMVLVALILLNEFARRSKFGGCFMFFGVCGAMTIYCIAVEVGAAMGAEWALNNPTYTTMGGWFHYAKVYAATAGCIGFMMLKYSWGKIGRSHWFKAFPFVIVAINILIAVASDFESAIVAWDSSFVTDEGVLLNGGWHNVLNGCAGLLNILCMTGWFGIYISKKRQDMLWPDMTWVFIIAYDLWNFCYTYNCLPTHSWYCGIALLLAPTIAGLMWNKGGWIQNRAFTLSMWCMFCQMVPMFANDSIFAVQSVNDPAVNTVVASIALIANILALGYIIYRSKKLGVNPYKQEVFVGTKDFKQAMARRADTAYLLETEPKSATPAEIAEMVAYNELPVNGEVGFVYVAKNADEIDVEVDTIKRE
- a CDS encoding TetR/AcrR family transcriptional regulator, producing MNPDDATVNRSDARRAQIIAAARDLYEERGLSHTTVKDITERVGVTRTLFYHYFPDKDAVTSAVIDDYTQDYIEALAHWNDGRIEGDIDHALSTIVKLLRIGLFEDDTFHIALSSRENAALYLEFVNRVADETTRYIIDTTVRDYADLHDVRIDHLYETFYVLILGVIGYLRKHPDADDAVIADVIAQTLHMDRP